The Terriglobia bacterium genome contains a region encoding:
- a CDS encoding FliM/FliN family flagellar motor C-terminal domain-containing protein: MNTKNPGNPGSRFAGFEGVPVAISVRVGRAHCTVGQLASSQPGDVIVLDRPLGAPFDLVAGDVELGQVEPVASGKAIALKLVALPEDGDDAGR, encoded by the coding sequence GTGAACACGAAGAATCCCGGGAACCCTGGCTCTCGTTTCGCGGGCTTCGAAGGAGTGCCTGTCGCGATCTCGGTGCGCGTGGGCCGGGCCCACTGCACGGTCGGACAACTGGCGTCGTCGCAACCGGGCGACGTGATCGTCCTCGACCGGCCCCTGGGCGCTCCGTTCGACCTGGTGGCCGGTGACGTCGAGCTGGGACAGGTCGAGCCCGTGGCGAGCGGCAAGGCGATCGCGCTCAAGCTCGTCGCGCTGCCGGAGGACGGGGATGACGCCGGCCGTTGA